One part of the Indicator indicator isolate 239-I01 chromosome 42, UM_Iind_1.1, whole genome shotgun sequence genome encodes these proteins:
- the RIPOR1 gene encoding rho family-interacting cell polarization regulator 1: MPAHKYVCANTPAAVQGKWFPAELSMAPRFHGEPRGGRCQESHEFAACSRSMGVEQRGCTEPGSPSPPASLGTWRPCRSPSTMSLSVRPQRRALVPRISRSHSFAGVNCAPERPLRNLSPFTPTVSRKAGSRVSRMFSMSHKSPPPKVPQPNRLDEVYEALKKGLTAYLEVHQLELEKLSTQIRESKRNSRLGFLYDLDKQVKSIERFLRRLEFHASKIDELYEAYCIQRRLRDGAHNMVRAYSSGSPGSREARDSLAEASRGYKEYTENMCVLESELESQLGEFHVRMKGLAGFARLCAGDQYEIFMKYGRQRWKLRGRIEVNSKQVWDSEEMVFLPLITEFLSIKVTELKSLANHVVVGNVSCETKDLFAALPQVVAVDINDLGTLKLSLEVTWNPFDKDDQPSAASSVNKACTVSKRFSTYNQSPPDTPSLREQAFYSPGRASDKRGWSLVDICRETLLEKLSQSCSCGDVSSAELGRWPRQGRNMLRRQEELENGTAWSISSESSDDSSSPQLSGGARHTTHRPIVQPELQASAPAIDISFSQQPEEPGPATGSSAAPQPGCQPEELEPLRKEAVANGHVPYCRTLSHISEASVDASTEAKAVEGPWEAAPSPEDTGVAEQDTDTLPSASAAGTTAGQDRGAEAKPRAAAAWAMEEGEVAEPAQSRAPAQGGCGTADPVALARAPTEERPILALPLPASVPEVPRVKVVDSGLEEAISLLGSALDDYRGQFPELQPLERELKHLEEMLLHKQGIFLSRASSISLTVEHALESFSFLNTSDMEDSEGSEEEPPQEERRAGRPQRGNRAPSAGEARVEDTGMGSGSEASTDPVSTGNEFLDKALVLHLNSCNRLLLKLGTFGPLRCQEMYALDRLLREVQVLEVVCQLLAEHAGSASSAADVVQFSTHKEGVLSLWDRCVEVPNIYTCPVERFLQVLSTQYAAPISERHPGLADAVCVKLVEDILNRRLPRRPGSAQGEQVTVFQYWSHFESLGALVLDTYMMELAEEALLAQNLNSDEQDVVLRALKRVPEGRLKKEALKALSLLLVEGNSKVVSAVSAQLRSLAECPRFRQRALVCYLEQLEDEEVQTRVAGCAALGCLKAKESIEQLLYLCQTDKEPVREAAKQSLMLCGEDGKSAHRRLEETLDSLPRIFAPASMASTAF; this comes from the exons GAACCTCTCACCCTTCACCCCCACTGTGTCCCGCAAGGCTGGCTCCAGGGTCAGTAGGATGTTCTCCATGTCCCACAAGTCCCCACCCCCCAAGGTGCCTCAGCCCAACCGCCTGGACGAGGTCTACGAAGCGCTCAAGAAGGGCCTGAC AGCCTACCTGGAGGTGCACCAGCTGGAACTGGAGAAGCTCAGCACCCAGATCCGTGAGTCCAAGCGGAACTCGCGCCTG gGCTTTCTCTACGACCTGGACAAG CAAGTGAAGTCCATCGAGCGCTTCCTGCGGCGCCTGGAGTTCCATGCCAGCAAG ATCGATGAGCTGTACGAGGCCTACTGCATCCAACGGCGGCTGCGGGACGGTGCCCACAACATGGTTCGGGCATACAGCAGTGGCTCCCCAGGCAGCCGTGAGGCGCGAGACAGCCTGGCCGAGGCCAGTCGCGGCTACAAGGAGTACACAGAG AACATGTGTGTGCTGGAGAGCGAGCTGGAGAGCCAGCTGGGCGAGTTCCACGTGCGCATGAAAG GACTGGCAGGCTTTGCCCGGCTCTGTGCTGGTGACCAGTATGAG ATCTTCATGAAGTACGGGCGGCAGCGGTGGAAGCTGCGTGGCCGCATCGAGGTGAACAGCAAGCAGGTGTGGGACAGCGAGGAGATGGTTTTCCTGCCCCTCATCACCGAGTTCCTCTCCATCAAG GTGACGGAGCTCAAGAGCCTGGCCAACCACGTTGTGGTGGGCAACGTGTCCTGTGAGACCAAGGACCTCTTTGCAGCCCTGCCCCAGGTTGTAGCTGTGGATATCAATGACCTGGGCACCCTCAAACTCAGCCTGGAGGTGACCTGGAA CCCCTTCGACAAGGACGACCAGCCCTCGGCGGCCAGCTCGGTCAACAAGGCCTGCACGGTGAGCAAGAGGTTCTCCACCTACAACCAGAGTCCCCCGGACACGCCCTCGCTGCGGGAGCAGGCGTTCTAC AGCCCGGGGCGGGCATCTGACAAGCGTGGGTGGTCCCTGGTGGACATCTGTCGGGAGACACTCTTGGAGAAGCTgtctcagagctgctcctgcgGAGACGTCTCCTCGGCCGAGCTCGGGAGGTGGCCGCGGCAGGGCCGC AACATGCTGCGGcgccaggaggagctggagaacgGCACGGCCTGGTCCATCTCCTCCGAGTCCTCTGACGACTCCTCCAGCCCGCAGCTGTCGGGCGGTGCCCGCCACACCACGCACAGGCCCATCGTGCAGCCCGAGCTGCAGGCCTCCGCCCCCGCCATCGACAtctccttctcccagcagccGGAGGAGCCCGGCCCCGCCACcggcagcagtgctgcccccCAACCTGGGTGCCAGCCCGAAGAGCTGGAGCCCCTGCGGAAGGAGGCAGTGGCCAACGGGCACGTGCCCTACTGCCGGACTCTCAGCCACATCAGCGAGGCCAGCGTGGATGCCAGCACGGAGGCCAAGGCTGTGGAGGGCCCCTGGGAGGCCGCACCCAGCCCAGAGGACACAGGAGTGGCCGAGCAGGACACGGACACCCTCCCCAGTGCCTCGGCGGCAGgcaccacagcagggcaggacagagGGGCTGAGGCCAAGCCTCGAGCTGCCGCGGCCTGGGCCAtggaggagggggaggtggCTGAGCCAGCACAGAGCCGGGCACCGGCACAGGgtggctgtggcactgcagACCCCGTGGCACTGGCACGAGCCCCCACGGAGGAGAGGCCGATCCTTGCCCTACCATTGCCTGCCAGCGTCCCCGAGGTGCCGCGGGTGAAGGTGGTGGACTCAGGTCTGGAGGAGGCCATCAGTCTCCTGGGCTCAGCCCTGGACGACTACCGGGGGCagttcccagagctgcagcctctggaACGAGAGCTCAAGCACctggaggagatgctgctg CACAAGCAGGGCATCTTCCTCAGCCGCGCCTCCAGCATCAGCCTGACAGTGGAGCATGCCCTGGAGAGCTTCAGCTTCCTCAACACCTCTGACATGGAGGACTCGGAGGGATCCGAGGAGGAGCCTCCCCAAGAGGAGAG GAGGGCTGGCAGGCCCCAGCGAGGCAACAGAGCCCCCAGTGCTGGGGAGGCCAGGGTGGAGGACACTGGCATGGGCAGTGGCTCTGAGGCCAGCACCGACCCTGTGAGCACCGGCAATGAGTTCCTGGATAAGGCCCTGGTGCTGCACCTGAACAGCTGCAATCGCCTGCTGCTG AAGCTGGGCACCTTCGGTCCTCTGCGGTGCCAGGAGATGTAtgccctggacaggctgctcCGGGAGGTGCAGGTGCTGGAAGTggtgtgccagctgctggccgAGCACGCcggctctgccagctctgctgctgatg TGGTGCAGTTCTCGACGCACAAGGAGGGAGTCCTGTCCCTGTGGGACCGCTGCGTGGAGGTGCCCAATATCTACACCTGTCCTGTGGAGCGCTTCCTGCAGGTGCTCAGCACCCAGTACGCAGCACCCATCAGTGAGCGGCACCCCGGCCTGGCTGATGCTG TGTGCGTGAAGCTGGTGGAGGACATCCTGAACCGGCGGCTGCCACGCCggcctggcagtgcccagggtgAGCAGGTCACCGTCTTCCAGTATTGGAGCCACTTCGAGTCACTCggtgccctggtgctggacacCTACATgatggagctggcagaggaag CGCTGCTGGCGCAGAACCTCAACTCGGATGAGCAGGACGTGGTGCTGCGTGCCCTGAAGCGTGTGCCCGAGGGCCGCCTGAAGAAGGAGGCCCTGAAGGCCCTGAGCCTGCTCCTGGTGGAGGGCAACAGCAAGGTGGTGAGCGCCGTGTCCGCACAGCTGCGCAGCCTGGCAGAGTGCCCTCGCTTCCGCCAGCGG GCTCTTGTGTGCtacctggagcagctggaggatgAGGAGGTGCAGACGCGGGTGGCAGGGTGCGCGGCACTGGGCTGCCTGAAG GCCAAGGAGAGCATCGAGCAGCTGCTTTACCTGTGCCAAACCGACAAGGAGCCTGTGCGGGAggcagccaagcagagcctgatgCTGTGTG GGGAGGACGGCAAATCGGCTCACCGCCGGCTGGAGGAGACCCTGGACAGCCTCCCGCGCATCTTCGCCCCAGCCAGCATGGCCAGCACAGCTTTCTGA